CGTTGGTTACAATGTTAATTTTTAAGAAACAAAATTTTTTGTCGAGAGTAATTATTATAATCTTAACAATTCTAATTTATACCCTAATCTTTGAAGTTTATTTTCAAGCAACGTTAATTATTATTTTATTTGGTATTTTAATTATTTTTCATCCTATTGGAGATGGTAAATATTATACTGTTGTGCAATATTTTAATTATCTTGAAGAAATTCTTTATAATTGGCGGAGGAATCGTAAAAAAAATAAAAATAATAGAAAGAACATCATACTTTTAATTATTTCTTCCATAACTATGAGTTATTGTCTATTTAGATTCTTTCCGGGAGGAGGGGCAAGTTTTTCTTTACTTCTAACTTTATTAGTAGTATTTATTATGTGGATCTACAATGGAAGTGCTGGCAAAGAAAGTAAATTATTAAAAAAAATATTTATTTATATTATATTTTTTGGATTTACTTTAATTGGGAATTTAGAAATTGGTTCTGATGTTTTAAAAGTACCAGTATTATTTATTACTTTATTCTTTGCATTAGATCGGATTATTGCATTGTCAAAAGAAATGAAGGAAATAATTATTGAAAAAAGTATATTGTATTACTATGAATATGAAAATATAGAAAAATTACTTTTAATAAAAGAACTAATAAATATTGAGATTCTGCATGAAGTAGATGTGTCTGAATTGGAGTTGGCAAAACAAATAGCTATTAGAATTAAATTGGGTATCTACCAAGAAGTGCTAAAGTTATCAGATATTTATATAAAAAGAGAGTTTAAAAACTATCGTCACTTTGTAGAAGGAAATATTTTTTTACTAACTTTTGATGAAACAACTTTAGATGATGCGGTATCTTTGGAATCTTTAAAAGAAAGCCTCTTCGATATACTTAAATTAGAAGAACAAAATATTCTTTTGCCAGAGTTATATGAAATATACGCAAAAGTATTATTTAAATTAGAGCAATTTGATGATGCTATAATTTACTTTGAGGAAAATATAATGTATATAAGCGAAGAATCGAGATTAATGTATATTAAAGCATGTGAACAAGTTGGAAATATAAAACAAGCTGAATATATACGTCGAAATTATTAATGATAGAATCAAGGAGAAAAATCATGATCAACCGTTACTCTCGCCCTGAAATGGCGAACATTTGGAATGAGGAAAATAAGTACAAGGCTTGGCTGGAGGTAGAGATTCTGGCTGATGAGGCCTGGGCTGAGTTGGGTGAGATTCCCAAGGAAGATGTGGCCTTGATTCGTGAGAAGGCAGGCTTTGACATTGACCGCATTTTGGAGATTGAGCAGGAGACGCGCCACGATGTGGTTGCCTTTACTCGGGCAGTTTCTGAGACGCTGGGTGAGGAGCGCAAGTGGGTGCACTATGGCCTGACCTCGACCGATGTGGTGGATACGGCCTACGGCTACCTCTACAAGCAGGCCAATGACATCATTCGCGAGGATCTGCGTCGCTTCACTGACATCATTGCAGAGCGGGCGCGGGAGCACAAGTTCACCATCATGATGGGACGGACTCACGGGGTGCATGCGGAGCCGACGACTTTCGGACTTAAGCTCGCAACTTGGTACAGCGAAATGAAGCGCAATATCGAGCGTTTCGAGATTGCGGCTGCGGGTGTAGAAGCCGGGAAAATCTCTGGTGCGGTTGGGAACTTTGCCAACATTCCGCCATTCGTGGAGAGTTATGTCTGTGAGAAATTAGGCATCCGTCCACAAGAGATTTCGACCCAAGTCTTGCCACGCGATCTCCACGCTGAATACTTCTC
This window of the Streptococcus sanguinis genome carries:
- the purB gene encoding adenylosuccinate lyase translates to MINRYSRPEMANIWNEENKYKAWLEVEILADEAWAELGEIPKEDVALIREKAGFDIDRILEIEQETRHDVVAFTRAVSETLGEERKWVHYGLTSTDVVDTAYGYLYKQANDIIREDLRRFTDIIAERAREHKFTIMMGRTHGVHAEPTTFGLKLATWYSEMKRNIERFEIAAAGVEAGKISGAVGNFANIPPFVESYVCEKLGIRPQEISTQVLPRDLHAEYFSALALIATSIERMATEIRGLQKSEQREVEEFFAKGQKGSSAMPHKRNPIGSENMTGLARVIRGHMVTAFENVSLWHERDISHSSAERIIAPDTTILIDYMLNRFGNIVKNLTVFPENMKRNMNSTFGLIFSQRAMLTLIEKGMTREQAYDLVQPKTAQSWDNQVDFKPLLEADPEVTSRLTQEEIDEIFNPVYYTKRVDEIFKRVGLE